The following coding sequences are from one Dama dama isolate Ldn47 chromosome 8, ASM3311817v1, whole genome shotgun sequence window:
- the SRSF4 gene encoding serine/arginine-rich splicing factor 4, translating to MPRVYIGRLSYQARERDVERFFKGYGKILEVDLKNGYGFVEFDDLRDADDAVYELNGKDLCGERVIVEHARGPRRDGSYGSGRSGYGYRRSGRDKYGPPTRTEYRLIVENLSSRCSWQDLKDYMRQAGEVTYADAHKGRKNEGVIEFVSYSDMKRALEKLDGTEVNGRKIRLVEDKPGSRRRRSYSRSRSHSRSRSRSRHSRKSRSRSGSSKSSHSKSRSRSRSGSRSRSKSRSRSQSRSRSKKEKSRSPSKDKSRSRSRSADKRRSKSKDPAEEKVQNSDRAGKSKSRSPSRHKSKSRSRSQERGAEEARGSASRSRSKEKSLRKSRSRSQGGSRSRSRSKSKDKRKGRKRSREESRSRSRSRSKSERSRKRSGKRDSKSGSGGGSSSSSSKKKKKEDADRSESRSRSRSGSKERERTKSESGQREGRGEGEDAGANQETRSRSRSNSKSKPNLLSESRSRSKSASKTRSRSKSRSRSRSRSPSRSRSRSHSRS from the exons ATATGGGTTTGTGGAGTTTGATGATCTGCGAGATGCAGATGATGCTGTTTATGAACTGAATGGCAAAGACCTTTGTGGTGAGCGAGTAATTGTTGAGCATGCCCGCGGCCCACGACGAGATGGCAGTTACGGTTCTGGACGCA GTGGATATGGTTATAGAAGAAGTGGCCGAGATAAATACGGCCCTCCCACCCGCACAGAATACAGACTTATTGTGGAGAATTTGTCAAGTCGGTGCAGCTGGCAAGACCTAAAG gaTTATATGCGTCAGGCAGGAGAAGTGACTTATGCAGATGCCCACAAGGGACGCAAAAATGAAGGGGTGATTGAATTTGTGTCTTACTCTGATATGAAAAGAGCTTTGGAAAAGTTAGATGGAACAGAAGTCAATGGCAGAAAAATCAGATTAGTTGAAGACAAGCCTGGCTCCAGAAGACGCAGGTCCTACTCCAGGAGTCGGAGTCACTCAAG GTCCCGCTCTCGGAGCAGACATTCTCGGAAGAGCAGGAGCCGGAGCGGCAGCAGCAAGAGCAGTCACTCTAAGAGCAGGTCCCGGTCCAG GTCAGGCTCCCGTTCCCGGAGCAAGAGCCGAAGCCGCAGCCAGAGTCGCAGCCGCAGCAAGAAGGAGAAGAGCCGCAGCCCCAGCAAGGACAAGAGCCGAAGCCGCAGCCGCAGCGCCGACAAGCGCCGCAGCAAGAGCAAAGACCCGGCGGAGGAGAAGGTGCAGAACAGCGACCGCGCCGGCAAGTCCAAGAGCCGAAGCCCCAGCCGGCACAAGAGCAAGAGCCGCAGCCGCAGTCAGGAGAGGGGCGCGGAGGAGGCGCGGGGGAGCGCGAGCAGGAGCCGAAGCAAGGAGAAGAGCCTGCGCAAGAGCCGCAGCCGCAGCCAGGGGGGCAGCCGCAGCCGCAGCCGCAGTAAAAGCAAGGacaagaggaaggggaggaagaggagccGGGAGGAGAGCCGCAGCCGCAGCCGCAGCCGCAGCAAGAGCGAGAGGAGCCGGAAACGGAGCGGCAAGCGAGACAGCAAGTCAGGCAGCGGCGgcgggagcagcagcagcagcagcaagaagaagaagaaggaagacgCTGACCGCTCGGAGTCCAGGTCACGTTCCCGCTCGGGCTCCAAGGAGCGGGAACGCACCAAGTCCGAGTCTGGCCAGAGGGAAGGCCGAGGGGAGGGTGAAGATGCCGGCGCCAATCAGGAGACCCGGTCCAGGTCGAGGTCCAATTCCAAATCGAAACCAAACCTTCTGTCAGAATCACGCTCCAGATCAAAGTCCGCCTCAAAAACCCGGTCTCGGTCCAAGTCTCGGTCCAGGTCTAGGTCCAGATCGCCCTCCCGGTCTAGATCCAGGTCTCACTCGAGGTCCTAA